The following coding sequences lie in one Montipora foliosa isolate CH-2021 chromosome 11, ASM3666993v2, whole genome shotgun sequence genomic window:
- the LOC137975956 gene encoding carbonic anhydrase 2-like, which produces MNHFLLAAVLSVFFASFAVAQWSYNPNALDGPNNWEGACSTGKRQSPIDIETAKVFVDKELGTFTLKNYNKTLNKTFTASNNGHALEMAFPPRVYNVSGGGLNGVYTTVQFHFHWGANNTVGSEHTVNGKEYAAELHFVSYNTKYSTILEAIDKPDGLAVLGLLIEVGEHNNTAFSFLETANKLTKSFTEVNDVPAFSFHDLLPADKTKFFRYNGSLTTPTCLESVTWTVFNDHVFISQYQLDLLRSLEKNGTLPEFGNYRPVQPLNNRIVKASFPRSEDTTPTPSPCAITKTVTTTVTITANVADTSTTTNEPTVAMDSGGTSGVTMALGVFLSMLSVAVFLH; this is translated from the exons ATGAACCACTTTCTTTTGGCCGCGGTTCTCAGTGTTTTTTTCGCATCATTTGCCGTTG CTCAATGGAGTTACAATCCAAATGCTTTAGATG GTCCGAATAATTGGGAGGGAGCTTGCAGCACTGGCAAGAGACAATCACCAATTGACATCGAGACTGCAAAGGTATTTGTCGACAAAGAACTGGGTACCTTCACACTAAAAAACTACAACAAGACACTAAACAAGACTTTCACTGCTTCCAACAATGGCCATGCCCTGGAGATGGCCTTTCCTCCTAGAGTGTATAATGTGAGTGGTGGAGGATTGAATGGCGTTTATACAACAgttcaatttcattttcattgggGAGCTAACAACACAGTCGGATCAGAACACACGGTCAACGGAAAGGAATATGCAGCAGAG TTGCACTTTGTCAGCTACAACACAAAATACTCCACCATTTTAGAAGCAATTGATAAACCCGATGGTCTTGCCGTTCTTGGTCTTTTGATTGAG GTTGGAGAACACAACAATACAGCGTTCTCATTCCTCGAAACTGCCAACAAGCTTACCAAGTCTT TCACCGAAGTGAACGACGTTCCAGCCTTTTCGTTTCACGATCTATTGCCTGCCGACAAGACTAAGTTCTTCCGGTACAATGGTTCTCTGACCACTCCTACCTGTCTGGAATCTGTCACGTGGACTGTTTTTAACGACCATGTCTTCATATCGCAATATCAG TTGGATCTTTTGCGAAGTCTGGAAAAGAACGGCACTTTACCAGAATTTGGCAATTACCGTCCAGTGCAGCCACTCAACAACCGAATTGTCAAAGCAAGTTTCCCACGCTCCGAAGACACCACCCCAACCCCATCACCTTGTGCTATTACCAAGACAGTCACCACAACAGTCACCATCACGGCTAATGTCGCGGACACTAGTACTACCACGAATGAACCGACAGTAGCAATGGATTCTGGAGGCACCTCTGGTGTCACCATGGCCCTCGGTGTGTTCTTGTCGATGTTATCCGTGGCCGTTTTCTTGCATTAG